GTTCCAGCTCATAATCCATGGTGGTATGTTTTGATAGGTTCTCCTCATCTTGGTAGATACAAAAGGATATGGCACCTCAATTGGTTGCAGCCTCCTGTGGCTTATCTTCTTCACATCTTTGCCATCCTCATGTTCCTCCTATCAGGTATTCCCTTTCCTTCTCCGAAATCCACAGTATCCCCTTGGtgtatttcttttttaattacaACAAATCACTATTATTGTTTTTGATGTTTTGTTTGATGATGTTGTTTGTatgtgtctttttttttttaaaaaagtttaatGGTGTCTTTGGCAATTCTCATGTTTCAAAATCCAATGGAGATAAATCTTTATTGATGAACAACTTTGGAAACAGATTTTTTTAGGAAGTAAAAGGAATTCGATTTCCTAGCCTGAGATAtgccaaataaaaagaaacatatCCCAACTTAGTTGCCTCTTCCCGCAGCCACCTATGTATCTGAAAGTCTTGTTCTATCACCATGCCTAACATCAGGAGAacataggttgaggctttgagTAGATGGGTTTTATTTATCGTTGATGTCATGGAACTTAAAACATATTGGGTTATACTAAGTCCATCTCATTTGCCAGCACTTCTATTGATACTACGGGGCCAAAGGCCTACTATCTCCACGATAAGATAAATTGGTCCTGCCCAGGGTTTTTTGCTCTGATCAGCTAgtaattagtatttaaaaattCTTCACTGTTTTTGTATGCAAAATTCATGGTTTTGTTGGTTCTATCCAGGAGTAGAGTTTTGAGTCCAAAAGGCACTGCTATCAACTTGAAAAAGAGTCATGGCATGTCTCTTCCAGCCATTTCTTTGGGTAAGTGAGCGCTTCTGTACCCAGCTTTCCTGGTATTTGTTGTGATGTTATGTTTGAACCCAATAATATCAATTCAATGAAATATTACATCTTGTCTAGCTATAGCAACAGTGATATGGGAGGACTTCTGTAACTTCACATTGGTTTTGGCTTAATTAATTATTGCAGGAGCCTTATTATGGTGCAACATTCATTTATCTCAatgttaaataataaatacataatagaGGATGTTGGTCTGAAAGTGGTAGTTCTATCACGCGCCTGTGTTTAGTCGCAGATTTGCAATGCTTCTAAAAATACTGAGTATTAAAAATCCCTACTTTTGATTTCAGGAAGAACATATATCCCATTGTTGACTGCTGTTCCAAGGAAAACAGATAAGCCATCACTGATTGCTGCTTTGGGAAAAACATATGCCGCACTGACAGCTGATTCATCCACATATTTTTCCGGTGACCGAGATCATCTCACACTCAAAACTCCTACATCTCGTGGATCCAATTCGAAGATCCGTGGTCAAGCATACATATATCATTCTTCTGGCTTTCGAATCCCTGCAAATGCAGAGAAGCCAGAATGGTGGTGGAGGACACTATGTTGTATTCCCTATCTAATTGCATTGCAGATGTCTGCAACTGGGTTTTATCTTGAACCTTTACTCGAAAAATTCCCACTTTTCCAAAATCTGATCTACTATATCCCCGGAGCCGTCAACAGACTACCAACCTGGTTCCCCATACTCTATTGCTATTTGGCCATCATTGGAGTTGTAAAGAACAGTAGATTTCCCCTTCTCTTCAGGTACCATGTAATGATGGGAATGCTACTCGAAATCGCGCAGCAGATATTCTGGGTCACGTGCAATTTCGTGCCACTTATACACTTCAAAGGGACACTTGGTATGTATTATTGGGGTGGTGTGGCTTTGGCATATATTCTCATATTGGGAGAGTGTATAAGGTGTGCACTTCTGGGTACCTTTGTGAAGATCCCTGTTATTAGTGAATCAGCATTCATTCATTCTCTATATGGTTTAGGATTAAGGTAGTGTTGTGAGTGATCAAGAAAGAGAGAGCATAATGTACTTGTATGTGGATTTTGCAGCTGAAAGCAAGGATGTTATGGTTGGTTTGACTTTCTTCCATTACAGTTACAATATGAATGGTCAAATAGATGAGGGGCTATATATTCTTTCTGATAGAGAATCCAGTTTTCTCTTGTTTTTCTTGCTCTGAGGGACAAGCTCACAAGCCTTTCTTCCCCCTCGTTTGAATTTAAATTGAACCTAAATTCAGTTTAGATAAATGATAAGAATATAAGATACCTTAAATGAAGTTGAATGATTGAATTGGCTTGTAAATACATGCTGCTTTGTGCACGTTTCTATTATGGTAATTTCCATATATTTTGGGTGCGTTCGTGAAA
This sequence is a window from Arachis stenosperma cultivar V10309 chromosome 10, arast.V10309.gnm1.PFL2, whole genome shotgun sequence. Protein-coding genes within it:
- the LOC130954130 gene encoding protein TIC 20-IV, chloroplastic yields the protein MAPQLVAASCGLSSSHLCHPHVPPIRSRVLSPKGTAINLKKSHGMSLPAISLGRTYIPLLTAVPRKTDKPSLIAALGKTYAALTADSSTYFSGDRDHLTLKTPTSRGSNSKIRGQAYIYHSSGFRIPANAEKPEWWWRTLCCIPYLIALQMSATGFYLEPLLEKFPLFQNLIYYIPGAVNRLPTWFPILYCYLAIIGVVKNSRFPLLFRYHVMMGMLLEIAQQIFWVTCNFVPLIHFKGTLGMYYWGGVALAYILILGECIRCALLGTFVKIPVISESAFIHSLYGLGLR